The following is a genomic window from Bos taurus isolate L1 Dominette 01449 registration number 42190680 breed Hereford chromosome 11, ARS-UCD2.0, whole genome shotgun sequence.
CATATCTTATGCTCTATCAACTATTTGCTCCATGTCATACATTTAGTATAATTATAGTCTACCTACAAAATAATTCAGTCAAAATTTTGCTGCCAAGGTTATCAGTGAACAATCTTCACCATATACAATGATATTTAACAATGTTAGTGTTAGTAGTAATAGTGGGAATAATAAATAACATGTCTGGAGTCCTTGCTATATGCCAAACAGCACACTGCACTCTACATGTGTGATTTTATTAAATCTGTACTGTATTAGACACTATTTTattcctcactttacagatgaggaaactgaggcagagaaattaagtaaactAGCTTTAATGCTCCACAGCTACTCAATGACAGAGCTGAAATTTTAACACAGAGAATTGGACATCCTGACTATTGCTTCTCTCAactcttcttcattttccttctctacttATGGCATTATTAACTACTATCCATCCCCCATATTCTTGGCATTTGTTCTCTTCTAATCTTACTGCTGCAAAACTATGAATTTCATCTTGCTTCTCTCAATGGTTGGTTCTTTTCTATctacttgttttctcttttcccattCCCTTCACCAGAAAGGGTCCCCAAGAACAAACATGAAAAAACATGTCTAGTCCTAGAGCCTTATTGACCAACTTAATACTGACTATTCATAAATCCATGTCTCCAAACCTAGCTGACCTCACTGCTACAGTAAAGAGCTAGAGGAGCCATGCTATAGTTCTGATAAAAATAAAGTTCATAATGAAGCAGAGTATATAGGGAGGACTAAGAATATAGATGAAGGAACTAGAGAGAACAGTGAGGACTGGAAGAGAACATGAGACACAAGAACCATccaaaaaaagcacaaaatgagGGGGTATATGGAACAGGGAATAAAATACAGGTCAAATTACTACAAATCATCCACACTGGAGACTTTTGATAATTTATAAGAGCAATTGCCAAGACTACTTTTCTCACAAAGCACAGTTGTTACTTTAAACAATGATGGGCAACTGTAATCTGTGTCTTTGGAAATGTCTGAGAAGAGAGAGAACAGAAGAATTGGGTTTTAAGATTCATCTGAATACCTGAATTTTCCTGTAATTCCCAGGAAATAATTTTGGCTAGATCAAAGGAAGAAGGTAATCACATGATCCAGAAGATCATTTACTTATCATCCACTCATTGATTAATTTGGGTATTATAGAAATATTTCTTTGCTCTGATGGGACATTAAGACAAGCTACACAGGCTCTGTCATGAAGAAACCACAGTATGGAAAGGAAGTAAGACCAATATTGGATGAAAAGCAGTGTGATAAGTGACAAACATAAGCAAAGGGGCTTGTGGTGCTTATTTGGAGCAGGTCCGGTCTCAGCCTTAGGTGAGGTCAGGGATGGGCTGAGGTGAAGAAGAGATTCCTAGGAGTTAGCAAAATCATAGCAGGGTGTAACATAAAAACTCTTCTGCATGCTGCATtacttcagtcatgactgactctgtgcaaccctatggactgtagcctgccaggatcccctgtccatgggattctccaggcaagaatactggagtgggttgtcatgccctcctcgggggatcttcccgacccagggatagaacctgtgtctcttatgtcttctgcactggcaggtgggttctttaccactagcaccacctgggaagcctcttctaGTTGATACCAAAACTGTCCTCCATTTTACTCAGTGAACAGCTGGCATTCTGTATGAATAAAGTGAATGTGATATAAGTaactatgtgtgtgcatgtgtgggtaCATACATGCATGTTGTATATAAGCTTCATGTATGTGACAAAAAGTCAGAACATAattattgaaaagcagaatttACTCTCAAATTGGAGTTTCTTCTAAACTTTTGTTCCTTGACGTTCCATAGTTCTAAAAATAATTGTGTGGTTTCCATGAAGAGATGATTGAAAGGAATGCCAAGTGTCAGAGacatagaaatgaaaatgcaataGAGGAAAGAATTAATGGGAATGGAAAACAAAGTAAGAATGCAAAGTAGTGGGAAAGGGAGGATGAAAACATAAGATGGAAAGAGTGTACAGAGTGAATGGgtgaatggaaagaaaatgaggaaataagAGGAAGAACTTTTGAAATGAGAAGAGAGAAACACAATTAAGGAGGGGAAACTTTTTAATGATTGGGACAGAGATAATGAGCAAAAATAAAGATTTGGAGAAAGGAGGAAGACATGTGGATGACCACTAGGAGAAGGGTGGgaatgtgaaaagaatagaagagCAGAATGGAGGGGGGTCATGAAATGGttcaaatgaaagagaagagtaggCAGGTGTGAGAAACGGAACATCAAGTGGGAATGAACAGAAAGGAGGGCCAGTGAGAGAGATTGTCATGGTgaggagagaagggaatggctgtgaGAACATAAAGGAAAAGGGATGATGTTAAACAGAATGTGTCCAGAGTAAGAGAGGGGTTATTGATATAGAAAGATAAGAATTGATCAGGAGAAAACGGGCTAGTTTTCCCGCTCACACAGTCACCTGGCAAGAAAGGACTTTGACCCTGGACTTTGTGGCTTCTGCCTTCTGTCAGAGATCAGGGATCTGGCCATGGTGCTGAGTAACAGATCAGTGTATGGGGCTGGAAGTCAGGagtagggaggtgaggtgggatTTAGAGATTGTGGGGCCCTAGAGACCTCTCCTCTAGAGCCACCTGGGGGAAGCGAGGTATATTCCCTGCCATTGCAGAGAGCAAGAAAGTATGGACATACTCTCAAGGGAAGGCTAAATGCACTTCAAGTCCCTGGCAACAACTTCATGCCACTGATCCTGATGGGATGGGAGACAACTTGATCAATGTTCAGGCAACACAAACGGCAGACTCTTGTGTCTCATCACCCAAATCACTCACTCAGTCATCACTGTATTTTCTTCCTGTGATATAATAAGCATGATGTAAGGGCCTAAATTGTAGCTCTGGagacaaatcagatcagatcaatcactcagtcgtatctgactctttgtgatcccatgaaccgtagcatgccaggcctccctgttcatcaccaactcccggagttcacttagactcatgtccatcgagtcagtgatgccatccagccatctgatcctctgtcgtccccttctcctcttgcccccaatccctcccagcatcagagtcttttccaatgagtcaactcttcgcatgaggtggccaaagtactggagtttcagctttagcatcattccttccaaagaaatcccagggctgatctccttcagaatggactggttcgatctccttgcagtccaagggactctcaagagtcttctctaacaccacagttcaaaagcatcaattcttcggtgctcagccttcttcacagtccaactctcacatccatacatgaccacaggaaaaactatagccttgactagacgaacttttgttggcaaagtaatgtctctgcttttgaatatgctatctaggttggtcataactttccttccaaggagtaagcgtcttttaatttcatggctgcagtcaccatctgcagtgattttggagcccagaaaataaagtctgacactgtttccactgtttccccgtctatttcccatgaagtgatgggaccagatgccatgatcttcgttttctgaatgttgagctttaagccaactttttcactctccactttcaccttcatcaagaggctttttagttcctcttcactttctgccataagggtggtgtcatcagcatagctgaggttattgatatttctcccagcaaccttgattccagtttgtgtttcttccaatgcagcgtttctcacgatgtactctgcatataagtcaaataaacagggtgacaatatacagccttgacgtactccttttcctatttggaaccagtctgttgttccatgtccagttctaactgttgcttcctgacctgcatataggtttctcaagtggcaggtcaggtggtctggtattcccatctctttcagaattttccacagtttcttgtgatccacacagtcaaaggctttggcatagtcaataaagcagaaatatatgtttttctggaactctcttgctttttccatgatccagcggatgttggcagtttgatctctggttcctctgccttttctaaaaccagcttgaacatcaggaagttcatggttcacatattgctgaagcctggcttggagagttttaagcattactttactagcatgtgagatgagtgcaattgtgcagtagtttgagcattctttggcattgcctttctttgggattggaatgaaaactgaccttttccagtcctgcggccactgctgagttttccaaatttgctggcatattgagtgcagcacttccacaacatcatctttcaggatttggaatagcttaattggaattctatcacctccactagctttgtttgtagtgatgctttctaaggcccacttgacttcacattccaggatgtctggctctaggtcagtgatcacaccatcgtgattatctgggtcatgaagatcttttgtgtacagttcttctgtgtattcttgccatctcttcttaatatcttctgcttctgttaggtccataccatttctgtcctttatcgagcccatctttgcatgaaatattcctttggtatctctgattttcttgaagagatctctagtctttcccattctgttgttgtcctctatttctttgcattgctcgctgaagaaggctttcttatctcttcttgctattctttggaacgctgcattcagatgcttatatctttccttttctcctttgcttttcacttctcttcttttcacagctatttgtaaggcctccccagacagccattttgcttttttgcatttcttttccatggggatggtcttgatccctgtctcctgtacaatgtcacgaacctcattccatagctcatcaggcattctatctatcagatctaggcccttaaatctatttctcacttccactgtataatcataagggatttgatttaggtcatacctgaatggtctagtgattttccctactttcttcaatttcagtctgaatttggcaataagaagttcatggtctgagccacagtcagctcccggtcttgtttttgctgactgtatagagtttctccatctttggctgcagagtataatcaatctgattttgatgttgatcatctggtgatgtccatgtatagagtcttctcttgtgttgttggaagagggtgtttgctatgactagtgcattttcttggcaaaactctattagtctttgccctgcttcattctgtattccaaggccaaagttgcctgttactccaggtgtttcttggcttgctacttttgcattccagtcccctataatgaaaaggacatcttttttgggtgttagttctaaaaggtcttgtaggtcttcatagaaccatttaacttcagcttcttcagcattactggttggggcatagacttggattactgtgatattgaatggtttgccttggaaacgaacagagatcattcttgttgggggccagcgtgaggcactccgcccgtggcaaaggtcatgaggaaggaggctcgacatacgcaaaggtggaattgagcctcaggagtccccctggaaattctcaagcatctacccccataaccagagcctgcctactttactactttgtgctcacctacacctctgactttacggggggctgtcccccaccacctcttttggagaaggagttaacttagagctccagttaataataattcctgggtgtgataggagtgtttcaacctacaaactcctctgaaggttctctagcctgcctgacaggcttgtccagccacatgtggttgctcacagcctcccaactgtgagaggcatgagatgctttaaaccttctaaaaacaggttctttagagaagttagaaaaaatattagtataagtatagtgggctgattagaaattgtattggtgaagggtttttcatttgttgagccaatgtttactgctaagtctccacataccctgcccttatacacagtaatgaatatatagaagaaataagtgttaacctttgatattaatcacgttggaccttaggctaagtaaattatttccttaattaaaacccactacaccctcaccctataggaatgcaactttatttgggtggcatctgttttaagaataatcacccctggagaaataagtgtcctggttgactgactgctgtcacaaggagagggtcataaattgtcagcaggcccgcctggccagaagatgatgtaacacccctaagacctctgtgtacatttgtatgaagcacctgactttaataaaagtcaggactgctgtccctgcATGACTTTTGtgtaacatctcagtgtataaaaacagaccctggaaaataaagaattgggatcagttcctcgaaatactggtctccccatgtctctctctctcaaactctggctgagtctccatctggagcacagagcccaccatgcttactaattatgcctgggcttctaagatccgaccagggatgCCTCAGTGTCTCcactccttcaggagaacggaaggacgcctgcggcctacgtaagtggtgcaagcttcttgtcttgaagttttattggtttcctgcgtaaaccaagctactcagcctcttttctccactgaattttcctgctgagctatcctcattcgactactctttatatctctaattaatatctaattaaagccagtgtattcGCTGATGCCGTCCCcacttcgaactccctggatcagccagggctggacctcggcacattctatcgtttttgagattgcatccaagtactgcatttcggactcttttgttcaccatgatggctactccatttcttctgagggattcctgcccgcagtagtagatataatggtcatctgagttaaattcacccattccagtccatttcagttcactgatttctagaatgtctacattcactcttgccatctcttgtttgaccacttccaatttgccttgattcatggacctgacattccaggttcctatgcaatattgctctttacagcatcggaccttgcttctatcacaagtcacatccacagctgggtattgtttttgctttggctccgtcccttcattctttctggagttatttctccactgatctccagtagcatattgggcacctactggagACAAATAGAAGTAACTATATTTCTGAGATATACCACTTACAAACTTTGTGCATTTGCAGTTATTAACACTTCTTAACTctagtctgggcttccctgatagttcaattggtaaagaatctgcctgcaatgcaggagccctcagtttgattcctgagttaggaagatccactggagaagggataggctacccactccagtattcttgggtttcccttgtggttcagctggtaaggaatccaaaAATATAGGAAATTCACAAAACCTAGTAGCAAAACCCCAaaataactcaatttttaaattggCAAGAAATTTGAATaagcatttcttcaaagaatgggcttccctgatagctcagctggtaaagaatctgcctgcaatgcaggaaacctgggttagaTCTCTAGGTttgaagatcccttgaagaagggaaaggctacccactccagtattctggcctggagaattgcatggactacagcctacggggtcacaaagagtcagacacacctgagcgactttcactttacttcactaaATCTAGTCTATTTATGTAGaaagtgctgctactgctgcttagtcatttcagtcatgtccgactctgtgtgaccccacagacagcagcccatcaggctccccaatccctgggattctccaggcaagaacactggagtgggttgccatttccttctccaatgcatgaaagtgaaaagtgaaagtgaagtcgctcagtcgtgtccgaccctcagcgaccccatggactgcagcctaccaggctcctccatccatgggattttccaggcaagagtactggagtggggtgccattgccttctctgtagaaaGTGCTAATAACACCCAATTTTTAAGTAAGTGATTGCTTTAAAGattgaaatattatatataaagttcTGATTATAGAGATTGTCATGTAGTAAAAAGCTCAAATAATAATTGTTCTTGttgctgccaccaccaccactgctaCAATCACTGTGGGTGTTACACAACCAAAGTGAATTCAGGTTTTCCATGCTGGTAGGATGTACTTTGAAAACCTCAGTTCCTCCATTTGATTTTGTGCTCCTGGAAGGACAGGGCTGTGGTTAATTCACCTCTGTATCCAGTGTCTAGCATGGTATCTGGCACAAAACAAGTACTCAAAAAAGAGTGGCTGGGTAAATGACCAGCCAGTGACAATCCTTCTCTCATTCACCCTGGTTCCCTacaccctccccgccccctcaaaaaaaaatgcCCTATCTTGCCTGTCATTCTCCAACAGAGTATTTACCAAGAGTAAATATTGATGGGACTaaggaatttttttctcattacttCCTCTGCCTTCACAAAGAATTAGTTAACTCATTCTCCAATCTTATTACTAAGTTACTTAAACATCCATAATCCATAAGAAAGAGGAATCAGTGTATTATTGAagcttttataataataaaatacacagTCACACACTTTCATGGTGCTTTAATCTTTTTCATGTAAGTGAGACAGAACAGACACAATGCCCACTTGATTAAATCATTAGAGTCGGGGACTCAGGACTGGGCTTTGATCTCTGGCAGCAAGCAACGTACAGGACTCTGGAGGCCCCTTTTTAGAAGCCTAACTAATGAAATTCCAGAGCttgtattcatatatttatttctaatggCAATTAcaacaaaataagataaaaatgagGTCACCCAATTTTGATGTTGTTAAGTAATTCTACATACCATTAAAATGGCTTGTCCCAATGTAAGCATAAAATAATTGCCCAACATCTTTAATAATATGGCTGTTGAACAATTTAAGTTTAAAGACTGAACTATTGGAATTGaaacacattttataaaataagtccTTAATGTCAACTTTTTTTAAGTCATTCAAATTTTGATTTAGCATTAAGAAAGCAATTTAGAGTGACAGAAATTAATTCACAACTTTTACTCTTCTGAACCGATTAGTAAAAAAGGTATTTCCTAGTTTACACAttccaatttaaagaaaaagggaaataattataagaattttaatttgttatgagttaatttttgttaccatttctaatatttatttatttcatttgagAGTCAACTAGAAAATTTTATGttgaaattgaaagtgttttTCAGTATCTTccataaataaagataaaaccaGATGCTATTTTCTGTGATTTCAGAAATAACTAGATTGGATACTATTTAATGTGGATTTATGTAATAGTGCAACCCATACCTACCTTCCACTAAAAGTTGTCGATTGACCTTCATTACAACTGATTTTATATGATTGATTACTAGAAAGTTTAATTAAGCACCTGGTTTTATCTGAAACTAGTATAAAGATTTGaaattattaatatcattttGTCATATAAAAATCTCTATCTGCATTTACAGTATTGGTAAAATTAAAAACCAGGAAGATTTAAGTTCAGAACCATACTTGAATTTAAGACCCCACTGATAATGCCACTATTATTGATGTAGTTTCACTTAAATAACACATCATATGTCTTTTAATTAgtccttttattttaaatgtatctaCAATACTTGGCTTAAATTTAGTTTGTATCTGTGTTGAAGTTTTAAAGTTAAAACTGTATATTAGTATATTTATTAAGgcttatcagagaaggcaatggcaccccactccagtactcttgcctggaaaatcccatggacggaggagcccggtaggctgcagtccatggggtcgctgggagtcggtcgcgactgagcgacttcactttcacttttcactttcatgcattggagaaggaaatggcaacccactccagtattcttgcctggagaatcccagggacaggggagcctggtgggctgccgtctatggggtcgcacagagtcggacacgactgaagcgacttagcagcagcagcagcagcattaaggcTTATAGTTTTCTGTTCATTCATATGATGCTGATACAACAAAACATGTTAACCCAGGGATTCCAAGagaattttttcatttgaaaGGAATTTGTATATTGCATAAGTTTGATGACTACTGTTCTGGATGATTTACCAAAAAGTGATCCAAAAGTGACCAtcagtatattaatgtatattgcTTAAATCCCTGGGGACTGGAAAGATATCAGGGGCTAATAtacatttcttctttcctcaagTTGTAGAACATGCTATATAGCTTGTGATCACCATGCAGAAGTCAAAAACTTGCTCCAAGTGAAAATTACACTCGGTGTCCATTACACTAGGCTGTAATTTCCACAAACTGGGACTCACTTTGAGTCCAGCATTCCTGTGGTCAAAACAGCCAGAAAGAAACTCAGAACTCGGGCAAGCTAGAGGAGACTGATCATCAGGTCTGTGAAGaatgggtgctggagaagagttgGTTGATGACATGTTGTAAGTTGACCAAGGTGAAAAAGGAACATATCTCTCAAGGACAGAAAAGGCTCTGTGAGAGGATAATAATAAcattgaaactgaagctccaatactttggccacttgatgcaaagagctgactcattggaaaaaatcctggtaaaaactgaaggcaaaaggaaaagagagtggcagagaatgagacggttagatagtatcaccaactcaatggacatgaatctcagcaaactccgggagatactggaggacagaggagcctgtctgctgtagtctatggggtcacaaaaagttggatatgacttaggaAATAAACCACCAGAATAATAACAAAATACTGGTTAATATGTTGGGTATTGATTATGTGACAGACACCATGCTAAACCATTAcgtattttgttcattttgtacTCACAATAGCACTTTGGGGTTAGTACTATGAAAGGTAGCTTAGTGTTTAGGCTAATAGACTGGGAACTTTTAACCCCACCTCTATCCCTTACCAactatgtgatcttgggcaaatgtTCTAACCTATAcagacttcagttttctcaacagTAAATGAGGGTAATAACAGTTCATACCTCATGAAGTCATTAATTAGTAATCAATGAGATtatgtaaagtgcttaaaacAGTCCTTAATCACAGGAAGCAGTACCTAAGAATTCTTATTCCTGTTGAAATACTTCAAAAGTAGATAATTGAGGTTCTCCACAGTCTTCACAGACATTCAGAACTGGACCTAAATTTAAAATCTCCACTATTAGTGCCACCATTTTCATTTGGTTTCATTTAAACAACatcatatcaataacctcagatatgcagatggcagaaagtgaagaggagctaaaaagccacttgaggaaagtgaaagaggagagttaaaaagttggcttaaagctcagcattcagaaaatgatggcatctggtcccatcacttcatgggaaatagatggggaaacagtggaaagagtatcagagtttattttttggggctccaaaatcactacagatggtgactgcagccatgaaattaaaagacgcttactccttggaaggaatgttatgaccaaactagatagcatattgaaaaacagagacattactttgccaacaaaggttcgtctagtcaaagctatggtttttccagtaatcatgtatggatatgagagttggactgtgaagaacgctgagcactgaagaattgatgctctttaactgtggtgttggagaagactcttgagagtcccttggactgtgaggagatccaaccagtccatcctaaaggagatcagccctgggtgttccttggaaggaatgatgctaaagctgaaactccagtactttggccacctcatgtgaagagttgactcattggaaaagactctgatgctgggagggattgggggcaggaggagaaggggacgacataggatgagatggctggatggcatcaccgactctatggacgtgagtttgagtgaactctgggagatggtgatggacagggaggcctggcatgctgcaattcatggggtcacaaagagttggacatgactgagtgactgaactgaactgaactgaactgaaacaccgTATGTCTTTTAATGAGTGTTCTTATTTGAAATGTGTCTACAACTCTTGGTTTGAATTTAATTTGTAGCTCCATTAAAATTGTAGAGTTAAAATAATATGCTAATAAATTTACTAATAAACTTACTATTAATTATTTCTTTACTCTTTGctatataaataaatgtctttGTTAAATTTTAACAATTCAGTTCTTAGCATATCTGAAACCAGACCTATCTTCTTAACCACCAACTTTAGCTCTTTCCTATGACTGTGCTAAGTGAAGTTGTAAGAACATATTTCTCCAATTTCCCAATCTTTCTCTTACTAATTTGTAAAGGAATCTATTCTTGTTAAATATAAAGACTTGGTCATAAGGACATTATTCAACTTACTCATGCTCAAGATACTCTTGGAAATTAGGGAAAAAGCAGCTCTCATTTATCTGAAAACCTACTTACTTCGACTATGGACTAAATGATTCACTCATCTtgacattttgttttcaattttattgaagtatagtcagtttacaatgttgtgttaatttctgctgtacagaaattTGACTCAGTTATAagcatatatttttcatattccttttcattatggtttatcacaggaaattgaatatagtttcctgtgttctacagtaggaccttattgttcattcttgtatttttttaaattgataaccTATTATGTGTAgggatgagcttccctggtggctcagctggtaaagaatccacctacaatgcaggagacctgggtttggtcgctgggttgggaagatcccctggagaagggaacagctaccactccagtattctggcctggagaattccatggactgtataacccatggggtcacaaagagttggacatgactgagtgactttcactttcacttacgtGTAAAGCATTCTGATG
Proteins encoded in this region:
- the LOC132346529 gene encoding LOW QUALITY PROTEIN: craniofacial development protein 2-like (The sequence of the model RefSeq protein was modified relative to this genomic sequence to represent the inferred CDS: inserted 2 bases in 1 codon), with translation MSSTNSSPAPILHRPDDQSPLACPSSEFLSGCFDHRNAGLKKYSYFYLSPVGAQYATGDQWRNNSRKNEGTEPKQKQYPAVDVTCDRSKVRCCKEQYCIGTWNVRSMNQGKLEVVKQEMARVNVDILEISELKWTGMGEFNSDDHYIYYCGQESLRRNGVAIMVNKRVRNAVLGCNLKNDRIMISVRFQGKPFNITVIQVYAPTSNAEEAEVKWFYEDLQDLLELTPKKDVLFIIGDWNAKVASQETPGVTGNFGLGIQNEAGQRLIEFCQENALVIANTLFQQHKRRLYTWTSPDDQHQNQIDYXLCSQRWRNSIQSAKTRPGADCGSDHELLIAKFRLKLKKVGKITR